The Nitrospirota bacterium genome contains a region encoding:
- a CDS encoding HPF/RaiA family ribosome-associated protein, whose translation MSPRLQITARDMELSDWIRDEITRKADKLDEFYDRIIWCRVVVEAPHRHRREGAPYNVRIFILVPGSEINVEREPNQDFQAAIRDAFDAAYRQLEDFSQRRRGEVKQHEEPPHARVSAVFPEKGYGLLMTPDGTEVYFHEHSLLNHDLKHLEIGTEVRFAEERGEKGPQASSVTVLKEKRIIHKLEE comes from the coding sequence ATGAGCCCCCGCTTGCAGATTACCGCTCGCGACATGGAGCTGAGCGACTGGATCAGAGACGAGATAACCAGGAAGGCCGATAAGCTCGACGAATTTTACGACCGGATCATCTGGTGCAGGGTAGTGGTCGAGGCCCCGCACCGCCACCGCAGAGAGGGAGCGCCGTATAACGTCCGTATTTTCATCCTGGTGCCGGGCAGTGAGATCAACGTGGAGCGGGAGCCCAACCAGGACTTTCAGGCGGCTATCAGAGACGCCTTTGATGCGGCATACCGGCAGCTCGAGGACTTTTCACAACGCCGGCGCGGCGAGGTGAAGCAGCACGAGGAGCCTCCCCATGCCCGGGTGAGCGCCGTCTTCCCCGAGAAAGGGTACGGTCTTCTCATGACGCCGGACGGCACCGAAGTATACTTTCACGAGCACAGCCTGCTGAACCACGACCTGAAGCACCTCGAGATAGGCACTGAAGTGCGCTTTGCCGAAGAGCGGGGAGAAAAGGGACCCCAGGCAAGCTCGGTCACTGTTCTGAAAGAGAAGAGGATCATTCACAAGCTGGAGGAGTGA